A window from Plectropomus leopardus isolate mb chromosome 21, YSFRI_Pleo_2.0, whole genome shotgun sequence encodes these proteins:
- the LOC121960711 gene encoding OTU domain-containing protein 1 yields MQLYNSVLTHYPRSSRKVTITLSTGSERVNGTTPSSSDAPKAGFPQPGATSTANGDPERETASSANMPAFSCYEAPSIRPVYFTSTAEILIRRPDGVERSVPVHVLRESKTKPPSPVSHNSESILCDDSDVIVDLIDHLRNGTDELFDCPELVENRIFNSMNMCRPRTEENKRVFGDSSEDDTVSVTNASFRSNGWAPLHQEELDPSRDQPDDLIKEDFRDVSTGEAAPASDERRAFELSVLQEAPPQRCQEREDINNKVTRYLAEVEKQNKYLQERHKYRYHIIPDGNCLYRAVCKATYGDQARHGELREQTVHHIADHLDEFNPIIEGDVGEFLINAAQDGAWAGYPELLAMSQMLNINIHLTTGGSLESPTVSTMVHYLGEEDASKAAIWLSWLSNGHYDVLLDKCLPNPDYEDWCRHSQMQRKRDEELAKSMAASLSKMYIEQNGSA; encoded by the coding sequence ATGCAGCTGTACAACAGTGTGCTGACACACTACCCGAGGTCGTCTCGCAAAGTTACAATAACTTTATCGACCGGATCTGAGCGCGTGAACGGGACAACACCGAGCTCCTCTGACGCCCCTAAAGCAGGATTTCCACAACCAGGCGCAACTTCAACAGCCAACGGGGATCCGGAGAGAGAGACTGCTTCTTCCGCAAACATGCCTGCCTTTTCGTGTTACGAAGCTCCGTCTATAAGGCCAGTTTACTTCACATCGACTGCTGAGATATTAATCCGCAGACCTGATGGGGTGGAGAGGTCTGTCCCTGTCCATGTTTTGAGGGAGTCCAAGACAAAACCGCCTTCTCCCGTCTCCCATAATAGTGAAAGTATCCTCTGTGATGACTCTGATGTGATTGTGGACTTGATTGATCATCTGAGAAATGGGACGGATGAGCTTTTTGACTGTccagagctggttgaaaatcgtaTTTTCAACAGTATGAACATGTGTAGACCcagaacagaagaaaacaagagGGTGTTTGGAGATTCAAGTGAGGACGATACAGTTTCAGTGACTAACGCCTCCTTCAGAAGCAATGGATGGGCCCCATTACACCAAGAGGAGCTAGATCCTTCCAGAGACCAGCCCGATGACCTCATAAAGGAAGATTTTCGGGATGTGAGCACCGGCGAAGCTGCTCCAGCATCAGATGAGAGACGGGCCTTTGAGCTCAGCGTTCTTCAGGAGGCACCGCCACAGAGATGCCAAGAGAGAGAAGATATCAACAACAAAGTGACCCGGTACTTGGCTGAAGTGGAGAAACAGAACAAGTACCTCCAGGAGAGGCACAAATATCGGTACCACATCATTCCAGATGGCAACTGTCTGTACAGAGCTGTGTGCAAAGCCACGTACGGGGACCAGGCGAGACACGGCGAGCTGAGGGAGCAGACGGTGCACCACATTGCTGACCACTTGGATGAGTTCAATCCCATCATCGAAGGGGATGTAGGAGAGTTCCTGATCAACGCAGCCCAGGATGGTGCCTGGGCCGGCTATCCTGAACTCCTCGCCATGAGCCAGATGCTGAACATCAACATCCACCTGACAACAGGGGGGAGCCTGGAGAGCCCCACCGTCTCCACCATGGTGCACTATCTCGGGGAGGAGGATGCTTCCAAGGCGGCGATCTGGCTGAGCTGGCTGAGTAACGGTCACTACGACGTCCTTCTGGACAAGTGTCTCCCCAACCCGGACTACGAGGACTGGTGCAGACACTCCCAGATGCAGAGGAAAAGAGATGAGGAGCTGGCAAAGTCTATGGCTGCGTCTTTATCCAAAATGTACATTGAGCAAAACGGATCTGCGtga